One genomic segment of Cottoperca gobio chromosome 21, fCotGob3.1, whole genome shotgun sequence includes these proteins:
- the zic2a gene encoding zinc finger protein ZIC 2a produces the protein MLLDAGHQFPGLGVGSFARHHSASEMQERDLSLAQNSFVDSAHMGAFKLNHDLSPGQSSAFTTQAPGYPAAALGAHAAHVTSYASSPFNSTRDFLFRSRGFGESSPASSQHTIFGPTAGTLHHSHTDTQGHILFPGIHDQHGSHGSPNVLNGQMRLGLPGEVFGRSDQYHQVSSPRTDPYSAAQLHNQYGSMNMNMGMNMAAHHHPGAFFRYMRQQCIKQELICKWIDPEQLSNPKKCCNKTFSTMHELVTHVSVEHVGGPEQTNHVCFWEECARESKPFKAKYKLVNHIRVHTGEKPFPCPFPGCGKVFARSENLKIHKRTHTGEKPFQCEFEGCDRRFANSSDRKKHMHVHTSDKPYLCKMCDKSYTHPSSLRKHMKVHEASPPPPPSDSSPAASSGYESSTPPGLVSPTTETHSNTTLSPASAVHNTTSHSGLSSNFSEWYV, from the exons ATGTTACTGGATGCTGGTCACCAGTTCCCCGGACTGGGAGTGGGGTCATTTGCAAGGCATCACTCAGCGAGCGAGATGCAGGAGAGAGACTTGAGTTTGGCACAAAATAGCTTTGTAGACTCCGCACACATGGGTGCGTTTAAACTGAACCATGATCTCTCTCCGGGACAGAGCTCTGCCTTCACCACCCAGGCGCCCGGCTACCCCGCTGCGGCTTTGGGTGCTCACGCCGCCCATGTCACGTCGTATGCAAGCTCTCCTTTTAACTCAACCAGGGACTTTCTCTTTCGTAGTCGTGGCTTCGGAGAATCCTCTCCGGCGAGCAGCCAACACACTATTTTTGGCCCCACGGCAGGAACCCTCCATCACTCCCACACAGACACTCAAGGCCACATTCTGTTCCCCGGGATCCACGACCAGCATGGGTCCCACGGATCCCCGAACGTCCTGAACGGGCAAATGAGGCTCGGACTACCCGGGGAAGTTTTCGGACGCTCCGACCAGTACCACCAGGTTTCCAGCCCGAGGACCGACCCGTACTCGGCCGCGCAGCTCCACAACCAGTACGGCTCCATGAATATGAACATGGGGATGAACATGGCAGCCCACCACCACCCCGGTGCCTTTTTCCGCTACATGAGGCAGCAGTGCATCAAGCAGGAGCTCATCTGCAAGTGGATCGACCCCGAGCAGCTCAGCAACCCAAAGAAGTGTTGCAACAAAACTTTTAGCACCATGCACGAGTTGGTCACGCACGTCTCAGTGGAGCATGTCGGTGGACCAGAGCAGACGAACCACGTCTGTTTCTGGGAGGAGTGCGCCCGAGAGAGCAAACCGTTCAAGGCGAAATACAAACTGGTGAACCACATTCGGGTGCACACCGGGGAGAAGCCTTTTCCTTGCCCCTTCCCAGGCTGTGGAAAGGTCTTCGCACGGTCGGAAAACTTGAAGATACACAAGAGAACACATACAG GAGAGAAGCCGTTCCAGTGTGAGTTTGAGGGCTGCGACAGAAGGTTTGCAAACAGCAGCGACCGAAAGAAACACATGCACGTTCACACGTCGGACAAGCCTTATCTCTGCAAAATGTGTGACAAGTCCTACACTCATCCCAGCTCTCTACGAAAACACATGAAG GTGCATGAAGcctccccaccaccaccaccatcagaCTCATCACCAGCAGCCAGCTCTGGTTATGAATCCTCCACACCTCCAGGCCTGGTGTCTCCCACCACCGAGACCCATAGCAACACCACTCTGTCCCCAGCCTCAGCTGTGCACAACACCACCAGCCACAGTGGCCTATCCTCCAATTTCAGTGAATGGTATGTTTAG